In one Haloplanus salinus genomic region, the following are encoded:
- a CDS encoding deoxyuridine 5'-triphosphate nucleotidohydrolase yields MFRAGSFVADHVTPVAPEQIQPNGVDLTVDAIFETRERGRIGRDGKRIGDRAALAPDADADAYVLPAGGYVAEYGETIRIPEGHVGFVYPRSSLMRNGCMLHTAVWDAGYEGRGEGLLVVHHDVEIEPGARIAQLVFAEAAHDGTYDGSYQGERIDG; encoded by the coding sequence ATGTTCCGTGCCGGCTCGTTCGTCGCCGACCACGTCACGCCCGTCGCGCCCGAACAGATTCAGCCCAACGGCGTCGACCTGACCGTCGACGCCATCTTCGAGACGCGGGAGCGTGGACGCATCGGCCGCGACGGCAAGCGGATCGGCGACCGGGCGGCGCTCGCTCCCGACGCCGACGCCGACGCCTACGTCCTTCCCGCCGGGGGCTACGTCGCCGAGTACGGGGAGACGATCCGGATTCCCGAGGGCCACGTCGGCTTCGTCTACCCCCGTTCGTCGCTCATGCGCAACGGCTGTATGCTCCACACGGCCGTCTGGGACGCCGGCTACGAGGGTCGCGGCGAGGGCTTGCTCGTCGTCCACCACGACGTGGAGATCGAACCCGGCGCCCGGATCGCCCAACTCGTCTTCGCCGAGGCGGCCCACGACGGCACCTACGACGGCAGCTATCAGGGCGAGCGAATAGACGGTTGA
- a CDS encoding aconitate hydratase, whose translation MGQTLTEKILDDHLVEGDLEPGEEIGIEIDQVLTQDTTGTMVWLQFEALELDEVQTELAAQYCDHQTYQFDFKNTDDHRFLRSAAGTYGAYFSRPGNGICHNVHKENFAAPGKTMLGSDSHTPTPGGLGELAIGAGGLDVAVAMGGGPYFVEMPEVVNVRLEGELPDWASAKDLILEMLRRLSVKGGVGKVFEYTGPGVESLSVPERTTITNMGTELGATTSIFPTDDRTKNYLERQGRGDEYVELSADEDAEYADEIVVDLSALEPLISTPSMPDNVVPVREVAGEDVEQVIVGSCTNGGYADILPAAKMVEGREIQKDLEMIVAPGSKQAGELLAREGWTAEMMAAGVNVSESTCGPCIGIGHVPASDSVSLRTFNRNFEGRSGIENDSVYLCSPQVAAAAAIKGEIVDPRDLAEELGDLESPGVELPDQYDGSKADIIRPDEAVDDDLIKGPNIGDVPLKDPLGADIGGETLLKMEDNITTDHIIPATSDILKFRSNIERLSEFTLSRVDETFAERAKASDHGVLVAGENYGQGSSREHAAMCPMYLGVEAVLAQSFARIHKANLFNFGLLPLTIDGETYDRIEQGDHVEVVDDVAAAVAGGAEEFTIRVDDDWEATAQFDASEREREILAAGGKLTLTKQQYEGDAGGATPADD comes from the coding sequence ATGGGACAGACGCTTACCGAAAAGATTCTCGACGACCACCTCGTCGAGGGGGATCTGGAGCCCGGCGAGGAGATCGGAATCGAGATCGATCAAGTACTGACACAGGATACGACCGGGACGATGGTCTGGCTGCAGTTCGAGGCGCTCGAACTCGACGAAGTGCAGACGGAACTCGCCGCGCAGTACTGTGACCACCAGACGTACCAGTTCGACTTCAAAAACACCGACGACCACCGCTTCCTGCGCTCCGCCGCGGGCACGTACGGCGCGTACTTCTCCCGTCCGGGCAACGGCATCTGCCACAACGTCCACAAGGAGAACTTCGCGGCGCCCGGGAAGACGATGCTCGGCTCCGACTCGCACACGCCGACGCCCGGCGGGCTGGGCGAACTCGCCATCGGTGCGGGCGGCCTCGACGTCGCCGTCGCCATGGGTGGCGGCCCGTACTTCGTCGAGATGCCCGAAGTCGTGAACGTCCGGCTCGAAGGCGAACTCCCCGACTGGGCCTCCGCGAAGGACCTCATCCTCGAGATGCTGCGGCGCCTCTCGGTCAAGGGCGGCGTCGGCAAGGTGTTCGAGTACACCGGTCCCGGCGTCGAGAGCCTCTCCGTGCCGGAGCGGACGACGATCACGAACATGGGAACGGAACTCGGCGCGACCACCTCCATCTTCCCGACCGACGACCGCACGAAAAACTACCTCGAACGGCAGGGTCGTGGCGACGAGTACGTCGAACTCTCGGCCGACGAGGACGCGGAGTACGCCGACGAAATCGTCGTCGACCTCTCGGCCCTCGAACCGCTTATCTCCACGCCGTCGATGCCGGACAACGTCGTTCCGGTGCGTGAAGTTGCCGGCGAGGACGTCGAACAGGTCATCGTCGGTTCCTGTACCAACGGCGGGTACGCGGACATCCTCCCCGCGGCGAAGATGGTCGAGGGGCGTGAGATCCAGAAGGACCTCGAGATGATCGTCGCTCCGGGTTCGAAACAGGCCGGCGAACTCCTCGCCCGCGAGGGCTGGACGGCCGAGATGATGGCCGCCGGCGTCAACGTCTCCGAATCGACGTGTGGCCCCTGTATCGGCATCGGCCACGTCCCCGCTTCCGACTCCGTCTCCCTCCGGACGTTCAACCGGAACTTCGAGGGGCGGTCGGGTATCGAGAACGACTCGGTCTACCTCTGCTCGCCGCAGGTGGCCGCCGCCGCGGCGATCAAAGGCGAAATCGTCGACCCGCGGGACCTGGCCGAGGAACTCGGCGACCTGGAGTCGCCGGGCGTCGAACTCCCCGACCAGTACGACGGGTCGAAGGCCGACATCATCAGGCCGGACGAGGCCGTCGACGACGACCTGATCAAGGGGCCGAACATCGGCGACGTGCCGCTGAAGGACCCGCTCGGGGCCGACATCGGCGGAGAGACCCTCCTGAAGATGGAGGACAACATCACCACCGACCACATCATCCCGGCCACCTCGGACATCCTCAAGTTCCGCTCGAACATCGAGCGGCTCTCCGAGTTCACGCTCTCCCGCGTCGACGAGACGTTCGCGGAGCGCGCGAAGGCCTCGGATCACGGCGTCCTCGTTGCCGGCGAGAACTACGGCCAGGGCTCCTCCCGCGAACACGCGGCGATGTGTCCGATGTATCTCGGCGTCGAGGCCGTCCTCGCGCAGTCCTTCGCCCGCATCCACAAGGCGAACCTGTTCAACTTCGGGCTCCTGCCGCTGACCATCGATGGGGAGACGTACGACCGGATCGAACAGGGCGATCACGTGGAAGTCGTCGACGACGTGGCCGCCGCGGTGGCGGGTGGCGCGGAGGAGTTCACGATCCGCGTCGACGACGACTGGGAGGCCACCGCGCAGTTCGACGCCTCCGAGCGCGAGCGCGAAATCCTCGCGGCCGGCGGCAAACTCACCCTCACGAAACAGCAGTACGAAGGGGACGCCGGCGGCGCGACGCCCGCCGACGACTGA